The Anabrus simplex isolate iqAnaSimp1 chromosome 5, ASM4041472v1, whole genome shotgun sequence sequence CCACACCCTTATCCCACTCCACAAACACCAGCGAGATGCTATTCCAAGACCGAATAATTTAGGTAACTCGAATATCATTTTCCATTGAAATGCAAGCAGGAGCTGAGTGCAGCGCTCGCTTACATTATCGAGCATAGCTCACAGAAGCAGACTCTAACTTTAATCGAAGACCACCCTTCCATACTCCACCAACCATATCCCACTACTGAAATCCCAATGTACAGCTATAACATAACATCAAAATGATGAAAATCAAGAGATCGCCGCACTCACCCTTCGACGAACGGAGGATTCACTAGATTCAACGTGCCTACGAGCACAAGGACAACGTATATCGATGGATTAGAACGTCGAGAGAATTTTAGTACATAgacttatttttttacaaattactttacgtcgcactgacatagataggtcttatggcgacgatgagatagggaagggcgaggagtgggaaggaagcggccgtggccttaaggtactaaTGGAAATCAAAAAGTCACATTGCATTGACCAGGATTAGAACTGTGATCGCCTTAGCGAGACGCCAGAAACGATGCTATTCGGCTATCACACTccctgtatgtatgtacgtgcgtATGAGGTGAGTTTAAATGTTGATCTGTCACTTCAGCTGTTCTTAagatgtgaagtgttacttcggggtataattcacataatacctcCGCAAGTGTACACTGTAGAGGAAAggatatttacatacatacatacattatcattatagactgttatgcctttcagcgttcagtctgcaagcctctgagaatttactaaacgtcgccacaatcctcgatttgcaactagtgttgtggcctcatttagttctatacctcttatctttaaatcgttagaaacagagtctaaccatcgtcggcttggtctccctctacttctcttaccctccataacagagtccattattctcctaggtaacctatcctcctccattcgtctcacatgacctcaccaccgaagccggtttatgcgtacagcttcatccatcgagttcattcctaaattagcctttatctcctcatttcgagtaccctcctgccattgttcccacctatttgtaccagcaatcattcttgccactttcatgtctgttacttccaacatatgaataagatatcctgagtccacccagctttcgctcccgtaaagcaaagttggtctgaaaacagaccgatgtaaagatagtttcgtctggaagctgacttccttcttacagaatactgctgatcgcaactgcgagctcactgcattagctttactacaccttgattcaatctcacttactatattaccatcctgggagaacacacaacctaaatacttgaaattatcaacctgttctagctttgtatcaccaatctggcattcaattctgttgaatttcttacctactgacatcaatttagtcttcgagaggctaattttcataccatactcattgcacctattttcaagttccaagatgttacactgcaggctttcggcacagtctgccatcaagaccaagtcgtcagcataggccaaactgcttactacatttccacctaactgaatccctccctgccattttatacctttcagcagatgatccatgtaaactatgaacagcaaaggtgaaagattacagccttgtctaactcctgtaagtaccctgaaccaagaactcattctaccatcaattctcactgaagcccaattgtcaacataaatgcctttgattgattttaataatctacctttaattccatagtcccccagtatggcgaacatcttttccctcggtaccctgtcatatgctttctctagatctacgaaacataaacacaactgcctattattctcgtagcatttttcaattacctggcgcatactgaaaatctgatcctgacagcctttctgtggtctgaaaccacactggttttcatccaacttcctctcaacgactgatcgcaccctcccttccaagatgccagtgaatactttgcctggtatactaatcaatgagatacctcgatagttgttgcaatccttcctgtttccttgcttgtatataggtgcaattactgcttttgtccaatctgaaggtaccttaccaacactccacgctaatttgactactctatgaagccatttcatccctgccttcccactatacttaaaccatttcaggtctaatttcatctattcctgctgccttatgacaatggagtttatttactatcctttccacttcctcaagcataatttcaccaacattattttcctcctccccatgagcttggctgtttgcaacaccaccaggatgatttccttttacattgagaagttcaaaatattccctccacctctctagtgattccctggggtctattatgagttcacctgaattactcaaaacactgttcatttcctttttcccacccttgctaagattttttattactgtccagaaaggtttccctgctgcttgacctagcctttccagcttattaccaaaatcttcccatgacttctttttggattcaacaactatttgtttcgctctgtttctttcatctacgtacaaatccctgtctgcctcggcccatgtttggagccatttctgataagccttctttttacgtttacaggctgctctcacttcatcattccaccaagatgttcgccttttaccatctttacacacagttgttcctaggcattcccttgctgtttctactacagcatccctgtatgccacccattcactttctatatgctgaacctgcttactgtctactgttcgaaacttctcactaatcatatccatgtacttctgtctaatctctttgtcctggagattttctacccttattcgtttgcagacagatttcactttctctaccctaggcctagagatacttagttcactacagatcagatagtggtctgtatcatcgaaaaatccccgaaaaactcttacattcctaacagatttcctgaattcaaagtctgttaaaatatagtctattatggatctggtacccctagcctcccatgtgtagcggtgaatagccttatgcttgaagaatgtattcgtaactgctaaacccatactagcacagaagtccagcaaacgcttcccattcccattagcttccatatcttccccacatttaccaatcaccctttcgtatccttcagttctattcccaactctcgcattgaaatcgcccattagcactattctatgcttgctgttgaccctgaccacgatgtcactcaatgcttcataaaacttgtcaacttcatcctcatctgcaccctcacatggtgaatacacggacacaattcttgtcttaattcctcccactgacaaatctacccacatcattcgctcatttacgtgcctaacagaaactatgttgcgtgcaatggtattcctgataaagagccctaccccagactctgcccttccctttctaacacccgtaaagtacactttataatctcctatctcttcctcattatctccccttacccgaatatcacttactcctagcacatccagatgcatcctctttgctgactcagccagttcttccataagccccattaatattgatagctccccatcgaattgcatttcatttgccaagttgtttccaaggagtccctcgcctgtcaaatgggagtgggactccattactcccataggtccgaggcttgcttaaagtgttctgagttcagtaaattcatgaagcaggatgctgccctacttgcacatagtccaagtgaggatctctcctctaacgggttatggaccaccggtgaattttatagtcctagccgcctgagcacaaggagggccacgactcagaatatgtccgagatgcccactcccattccatagcaactggtatcccgactctcaggaccatttactaggccactcagccgttgcccatggtttacgaactaggacgtgactacagtaacccacagacATGAAAggatatttatgtacgataattatgtgcaaacagtccgactcgttggctgaatggtcactgtaTTGGCCTTGGGTTAAGaggatcccaggtttgattcccggccggcattggataattccaatggctcgtgggctgggtatttttgctgtccccaacatccctacaactcacagaccacacataaaactatcctccaccacagtaatacggagttatctacacatggcagatgccgcccaccctcatcggagggtctgccttacaagaaatagccacacgaaaaaagatgagaaaacagagtcttgcagggaaggcGTTAGGTGATTTGTACGTAACTTCCATATATACGCCTTCCACAGAAAGAGATCGTgcataaacaaattgagaggaactgtttctttacttgttaagtaacgaaattttgaaaaatctgtacttaacgaggaaaaaaataaataaaatcgcagaaagattagaagaCACGTCTCCTAAATCCCTAAGATTACTTGCACAAGAAGCTGGAGTTTCGAAGAGCACAGCATGGCggactacgaaaatgttaaaattgaaaccaaacaAGGTAACtgtaattcttattttcttaattgttatctcatgtcatgcacggataaagtgagcgaagtgctgtctttGTTGCTATGCCAcggagcgggaagtgatgagtcaaagcTGGCCGGCCAGctaatgagagaaactcactgtatgtaCGCATGCAtgtataaaaaccaaaccccaaaccccatggcactacagcccttaaagggccttggcctaccaagcaaccgctgctcagcccgaaggcctgcagattacgaggtgtcgtgtggtcagcactacgaatcctctcggccgttattcttggctttctagaccggggccgctatctcaccgtcagatagctcctcaattctaatcacgtgggctgaatggacctcgaaccagccatcaggtccaggtaaaaatccctgacctggccgggaatcgaacccggggcctccaggtaagaggcaggcacgctacccctacaccacggggccggcatgtatGCATGTTTAATCGCTCAAAAATACAATGAGCATATGGTATTGTATAAGATCCTCGCAGGTACACTgtcctcagaaacaactgaacttaCAGATATGATGTTTGTTTTGGATATCCAAAGGGTTTTCATCTACACGTGAGttgtatttttattataattatccagagtaaagtgtagcttccaccgaagtcccagtctcatccatggctgtgacaatatggaagctgctggggtatgggtggtgctgagtaatgacattcagagcacgactagtgcatctgagtgttgtgaaaggtgttgctcaaagggtcagtcgtgctgcaatagcactttctgacccagtgaggaaagcaatggcaaactacctcactcctcgtcttgcctagtacgcctcattttggtgctgccattggtttttgcggtttccttataaccgcataacctttggtggtgctatttgaggatccaaccagcctctgggctgatgacctaacagacaacagacaTCTGATAAAATATTTAATGCGAGGAACGTAATTGTTTCAGTGACTATGCGTGCATATATAAACATGAGAtgtaaagtggaaacaaaaagaacATGCAGTAATTGCATCTAAGTAGAAAAACACAGATATACCAACTACAGTACATTTAAATGTGATATATTTACCCAGACGTCGCCTGTTGGTCCACTTCCGGCCAGGATTGTCTGCGGCGGCAGAACATGAGTTTAGCAGGGGCTGGTCCGGGCTGGGAGTGTTGATGCTGCTTCCTGAAGGAGCCTAGTCTTCGAGGAGGTCCTGCTCCTGGAGGCAGAACAAGCCCTGGAACGGGAGGACACTCCAGTGTTTTGCGCCGGGCGGAGAGTGATCGGCTGTGGGGTGGTGTCACGGTACCTGGAGGTGGCACTACCTTGGGGAAGCCGTGTAATACACTAGAGGCGGTAACTGGGGGCACTGTAGCGTTCCCTGTGGACGCACTGCGACCACCTCCGGAAGTGCTTCCGGCTCCGGATATACCCGGGCTTGCGGGCGGCATATCACCGCTGCCATTGCTCGATTCGCGGCTCAGAGAGAATCTTTTAGGACTTAAGCTCAAGTTCGCAACACTGCTAGTCACGTACTGTTGCAGGGAGTTAAAGAAACTCATTGTTTATAATTCTTAAAGCCGGTTAATTCCTCAAAATTTCACAACTCTTACTTATTTCAAATACTCCTTTTATTTCCTTGACTTCTGTATTTTCACAGTAAAACTATCGGGATTTCAAACCTTTTATATCGATGGAGTATATTACTTTTTTCAGAATAGTCACAAAAATATTCCACACTAACTGATTAGTTCACCGTcatctttaaaaatatatattatgtatACAACACTAGATCTGTGAATTTCAATACTATTTCACAATGGTATTTACCCGCATATATTCCGCCTTGTTTCACACAACTCACTTTTATGTGAATGTTGAAGGAATCGAACTTAAAATATTGTTAAGTATTCGCTGAATGTTATACACTTAGAAACATTGAAAATAATTCCCTTCTATACTACCCGGAAAAAGGAAATCAGGTCGATAACGAagtttaaatataatttttcctACATTTTTACACTTATACACCAGTGTCTATCACAATTACGTCCATAACATGCATTCAAATAGAGCTATTTCTAACACACAAAACTGTAGGATTTCCACGATTAACACACATATATATTTGAATTTGTAGATACGTAAATGTTTGTTGTTGTTCAATAAGGTTTACTACTCCATTTTCGGATGTAACCAATACAATTTTAAAACTCTTCCAAGTATCAAACAATTTGCGGGCACTTATTCTTTCATGTTCTCAAATATGTATCTGTGAAATGTTCTTTCCTCAAGCACACTCTAACAATTTACATAGCAGCCTCTTTCAAAACCGGATGATTCATTAGGCTTTCTACATAGCCTGCAGTGTTGTTAATTAAAGCGTTGGTTAGGGCGCTCGATGATCTCTCCACAGGGCTTTGGAGTGCAGCGCCTTCTTGTTTTGTTGTCCGCAACTGAACTCCACACCTGGAAAATAGATCTCACTCAGTCTAACACGCTCACAGGATGTGGGGAGAAAAGCAGCCAGCCGCAGATTAGTTCAGTAGTCGAAGTATAACTTCGATATAACTTAAACAGTGATAATATGACTGTTATCTTGAACTAGTGCAGAACATTTACACTGTACTTAACATAACAGAAGTAATAAAATAATACACAGCGAAacatctacataaataaaaatataaagttgTTTATATAAAGTGTAGCCTATATTCTATTAAAAAGAATTTACTAtagttccacctagtcaatacttgtcgtccggctccatggttaaatggttaacgtgctggcctttggccacaggagtcccgggttcgattcccggcagggtcgggaattttaaccataattggttaatttcgctggcacggggactgggtgtatttgtcgtcttcatcatcatttcatcatcaccacgacgcgcaggtcgcctacgggagtcaaatcgaaagacctgcatctggcgagccgaacttgccttcggacactccgggcactaaaagccatacgctatttcaataCTTGTCAATTACTATTATAAAAATAGCCAAACATCAGTACATGCTTCAACCCATCATTAGGCCATTTTCACCTGTTACACAAAAAAGTCATTTAGCGAAACACTTACTAAAAGTGAGTTGTCAAAACAAAACTGCAGGATAAAATCTCACAAAGAGAAATCATATTATATAACTGTACTTCAACTGGCAATAAAATGTTCACTAGATAATCATAGCTTTGTTGATGTGAACGTTTTATCGTCAATTAAATTGCATTttcctggtctagagagccaagaataacggtcatgaggattcgtcgtgctgaccacacgacaccttgtcctcttcaggccttcagactgagcaactgtcgcttggtagaccaaggcccttcggggctcttgcgccatgggacttggtttggtttttaaatgcagtgtttaacattttttttctttattgTATGGTTTTATCCTGCATTTTTGTTTTAACAATTTACTTTTAGTAAGTGTTTAGCTAAATTACTTTTTTGTGTAACagctaccgagttcgatagctgtagtcgcttaagcgctgccagtatccagtattcgggagatagtagattcgaaccccactgtcggcagccctgaaaatggttttccgtggtttcccatttttacaccaggcaaatgctggggctgtaccttaattaaggccacggccgcttccttcccactcccagcccttccctgtcccatcgtcgccataagacttatctgtgtcggtgcgacgtaaagcaaatatagcaATATAGCAGCGTGTAACAGCTGAAGATGGCTTAATGATGGGTCGAAACATGTACGGATATTTTAGGTATTTTTATAATAGTAATTGACAAATATTGACTAGGTGGGCCttgtaataaattaataaatacgttATTTAATAGAATTAAAATCTTGCATATATATTGCCAATGCGGAACCAGAATGAAATTTGTAAGTTGTAATAATTTTTTGTGTTCTCTTCAGACGTTTACCTCAAACTTCTTTGTTAACTGAGCAGATATACAAAAGTTTAATGTAGACTCagaattttgtttgttgtttgcttctttgttttccttttttgttttgttaCGATATCAGGgtaaaatggataaacagaatgtaTCGACATTTGATATTTTTGTCCACGGACAGCCGAATTGTGTACAAGGGAAACATTTCCAATCGATGAAAGTAAATTATGGTGTCCTTCTTGAAACCTTATTTTTTACACAGGCCAAAGGCAGGCGTCTCAACTAGTGCCAGCGTCTTAAAAAGCTGtaacattccaactgatgagcccactgctacattggGGTGAAACGTAGGTTTCTTTACAATAAAAAAAAGCCGAAatacttaaagagcttaaatgtataagagttatgtggtaataaaacatAATAGCCTAATCATTattgttatttgaagcagcgaacagtccactaagctcgTAAAATGGTTTTCCGGCCCTGGATTAATGAAATTAAATCTAACTTTATGACTTACTGTAATATATGCGAATTTATATGTCAGAAATGGATTAactcactggaaaagaccttaatgctggggaagactgatggtaacaggagaagaagGCGACAACGGATGAGATGGATTGATGggatcaaggaagccacggctctcaatttagaaagacttcggaaaatagtacacGGCAGGAAGAAaaggcgcactttggtctatggggtcacggagagtcgaaagcgattAACAACAACTCATTAGTCAACATGATGATGGCGGCATATTATcgtacttgagctgggaatgcagagagaGTTTTTGCTGGAGACGGGTACTGAACCACAGTACTGCAATGAGGTGGAAAAACAATTCAACAAGTTTAAGTTAGGTATTCTctgattttt is a genomic window containing:
- the LOC136874494 gene encoding uncharacterized protein gives rise to the protein MSFFNSLQQYVTSSVANLSLSPKRFSLSRESSNGSGDMPPASPGISGAGSTSGGGRSASTGNATVPPVTASSVLHGFPKVVPPPGTVTPPHSRSLSARRKTLECPPVPGLVLPPGAGPPRRLGSFRKQHQHSQPGPAPAKLMFCRRRQSWPEVDQQATSG